In Cotesia glomerata isolate CgM1 linkage group LG1, MPM_Cglom_v2.3, whole genome shotgun sequence, one genomic interval encodes:
- the LOC123268590 gene encoding probable DNA mismatch repair protein Msh6 isoform X2, translated as MSKRPTQTNTLFNYFTSPKVPKKEDNKVTKVESSPKLTTPKRATNPKTKATVNGKENKEGSNTPKRKRQEKEKPKVDEESLEDVDKDEETPKKTKRRRIIIPSDESGDDSDEYKPGDEDAEESDASISSGVPTSEADTTLDTQTEDEPTPQKEPVPKRNTGNAKKSWPAKKKIVDDDESTKSFQMQKAALPSGPASGNESWPHLKLPFLQPEKIRDAKERRPDHPEYDPKTIYLPKDFLDKQTPAMRQWWILKTQHWDCIFFFKVGKFYELYHMDAVIAVNALGLTFMRGEWAHSGFPEVSYGRFSSMLVEKGYKVARIEQTENPAMMAERCEKTKTTKFDKVVKREICQISTRGTRVATIQDTESFSAHSKYLMSIVEQQSSNQLPTYGVCFIDTSIGIFYLGQFEDDRHNSRLLTMLSHYTPVHVVYEKGNLSQVTMKIINTQLPTTTMKEALLKDSQFWSATKVLEKLHEGEYFKYESSEFSWPEGLKPYLNERDTLGLSPADDKQLAVNALGACVYILSDYKLDQQLLAQKKFQTYVPPDMNVADGKITGPLANMVIDAVAINNLNILRGSCSLLTILDHCCTAFGKRLLKEWICRPVCQKNLIMSRQEAITELIDLYHVCQDAKKILSTLPDLERLLSKIHAHGNAAKLKSHPDGRAFMFEMGTYNKRKINDFVSCLKGFDQVLKIMKLFEPFESNLIVRTTQLEPNGEFPDLNETIRHFERGFDAEAALEKGCIIPKKGMDIEYDKVIAEIEQIKIDADAYLKTQCRFFGASIKYTGTKKNAYQLEVPESQAKKITDRYQLQGQRKGFKRYWTEETRELLRRQTEAEEKREKVVKDSDRRTFAKFSEHYDMWATAVYKVAVLDVLISLAEYSRSGCMCVPEIVDTNEIMLDIKDGKHPFITSDNFVPNDTSLATNNYGPLVVLTGPNMGGKSTIMRQVGLLSIMAHIGCHIPAESCKLSLIDRVFTRLGANDDMITGRSTFLVELSEAAAFVQHATKNSLVLVDELGRGTSTHDGTAIAAAVLKALIELKCRTIFSTHYHALVEDFKNNPNVSPAHMACLVESEESDATQETVTFLYKLIEGACPKSYGFNAARIAGIKANITKRANELAKELEDAGNRRNLFISLCNVENNNVKDILNQMHTLKIKN; from the exons ATGAGTAAACGTCCTACTCAGACTAATACtctttttaattactttacatCACCAAAAGTACCCAAAAAAGAGGATAATAAAGTGACTAAAGTTGAATCGAGTCCGAAACTCACAACACCTAAACGTGCTACTAATCCTAAAACAAAAG CTACTGTTAATGGAAAAGAGAATAAAGAGGGATCTAATACTCCGAAAAGGAAACGGCAGGAAAAAGAAAAACCCAAGGTCGATGAAGAGAGTTTGGAAGATGTAGACAAAGATGAAGAGACCCCTAAGAAGACTAAGAGAAGGAGGATTATTATTCCCTCAGATGAAAGTGGGGACGATTCAGATGAATATAAGCCAG GTGATGAAGATGCTGAAGAATCAGATGCTTCAATATCATCAGGTGTTCCTACATCTGAAGCAGATACTACTTTAGACACACAAACTGAAGATGAACCGACACCTCAAAAAGAACCAGTA CCTAAAAGAAACACTGGTAATGCTAAAAAATCATGGCCAGCCAAGAAGAAAATTGTTGATGAT GATGAATCGACCAAATCCTTCCAAATGCAAAAAGCAGCTTTGCCTTCAGGTCCAGCATCAGGCAATGAAAGTTGGCCTCATTTGAAACTCCCATTTCTTCAGCCGGAAAAAATTCGCGATGCTAAAGAAAGAAGACCAGACCATCCGGAATATGATCCCAAAACAATTTATCTACCGAAAGATTTTCTTGATAAGCAAACTCCGGCGATGCGTCAGTGGTGGATACTCAAGACTCAACATTGGGactgtatttttttctttaaagttggtaaattttatgaattatatCATATGGATGCCGTAATTGCGGTAAATGCCCTCGGCTTGACTTTTATGCGAGGTGAATGGGCTCATTCAGGATTTCCTGAAGTGAGCTATGGGCGTTTTTCATCAATGCTCGTCGAAAAAGGTTACAAAGTTGCTCGTATTGAACAAACGGAAAATCCGGCAATGATGGCAGAGCGTtgtgaaaaaacaaaaacaactaAATTTGACAAAGTTGTTAAACGTGAAATTTGTCAAATCAGTACTCGAGGCACAAGAGTGGCTACCATTCAGGACACTGAAAGTTTTTCAGCCCATTCTAAATACTTAATGTCCATAGTTGAGCAACAAAGCTCAAATCAGCTGCCTACTTACGGAGTTTGTTTCATCGACACAAGTATCGGAATTTTTTATCTAGGTCAATTTGAAGACGATCGTCATAATTCGCGTTTACTTACGATGTTATCTCATTACACTCCTGTTCACGTGGTTTACGAAAAAGGAAATCTGTCCCAagtaacaatgaaaataatcaATACTCAATTGCCAACCACAACAATGAAAGAAGCCTTATTAAAAGATTCACAGTTCTGGTCAGCGACAAAAGTTCTTGAAAAACTTCACGAAGGAGAATATTTCAAGTATGAATCATCTGAATTTTCTTGGCCTGAAGGTCTGAAGCCTTATTTAAATGAGCGAGATACTCTTGGTTTGAGCCCAGCAGATGATAAACAACTGGCAGTTAATGCTCTGGGTGCTTGTGTTTATATATTGTCAGACTACAAGCTAGATCAGCAACTATTGGCgcaaaaaaagtttcaaactTATGTACCTCCAGATATGAATGTTGCTGATGGAAAAATTACTGGACCACTTGCAAATATGGTAATCGACGCTGtcgcaataaataatttaaatattcttagAGGAAGTTGCTCtcttttaacaattttagatcACTGTTGCACAGCTTTTGGGAAAAGATTACTAAAAGAATGGATTTGTCGTCCAGTTTgtcagaaaaatttaataatgagtCGTCAAGAGGCTATTACAGAACTTATTGACCTTTATCACGTATGTCAGgacgctaaaaaaattttgagtactCTTCCAGATCTTGAAAGATTATTGAGTAAAATACATGCTCACGGAAACGCTGCTAAGTTGAAGAGTCATCCCGATGGCCGAGCATTTATGTTTGAAATGGGTACCtacaataaaagaaaaatcaacGATTTTGTAAGCTGTCTTAAAGGTTTTGATCAAgtactcaaaataatgaaacTTTTTGAACCTTTTGAAAGTAATTTGATAGTCCGAACAACACAATTGGAGCCTAATGGAGAATTTCCTGATTTAAACGAAACCATCAGGCATTTTGAACGTGGATTTGACGCAGAAGCAGCATTGGAAAAAGGATGTATTATTCCCAAAAAAGGAATGGATATCGAATATGACAAAGTAATTGCTGAAATTGAACAGATAAAAATTGATGCCGACGCCTATTTAAAAACACAATGCAGATTTTTTGGGGCTAGTATTAAGTATACtggaactaaaaaaaatgcttatcAACTTGAAGTACCTGAAAGTCaagcgaaaaaaattactgatcGCTATCAATTACAAGGGCAAAGGAAAGGTTTCAAACGTTATTGGACTGAAGAAACTAGAGAACTTCTTAGAAGACAGACTGAAGCTGAAGAAAAGCGTGAAAAAGTGGTAAAAGATTCCGACAGACGTACTTTTGCTAAATTCAGCGAGCATTACGACATGTGGGCTACGGCTGTTTACAAAGTTGCCGTTCTTGATGTTTTAATTTCACTTGCTGAATACTCAAGAAGTGGTTGTATGTGCGTTCCGGAAATAGTTGATACTAATGAAATTATGTTGGATATAAAAGATGGCAAACATCCTTTCATTACCTCGGACAACTTTGTTCCCAATGATACATCACTTGCAACGAACAATTATGGCCCTCTAGTAGTTTTAACTGGGCCCAACATGGGTGGTAAATCAACAATTATGCGTCAAGTCGGTTTACTGAGTATTATGGCACATATAGGCTGCCATATACCAGCAGAAAGTTGCAAACTTTCATTAATAGACCGTGTTTTTACTCGACTTGGTGCTAATGACGATATGATAACTGGAAGAAGTACATTCCTTGTTGAATTAAGTGAAGCTGCTGCATTTGTACAACACGCTACTAAAAATTCTCTCGTTCTTGTCGATGAACTTGGTCGAGGTACTTCTACGCACGATGGGACAGCGATTGCAGCGGCGGTTTTGAAAGCCCTTATCGAGCTTAAGTGTCGAACAATTTTCTCTACTCATTATCATGCACTAGTGGAAGATTTCAAAAACAATCCAAATGTCTCACCCGCTCATATGGCTTGTTTAGTTGAGAGTGAAGAGTCTGACGCTACCCAAGAAACTGTTACTTTCTTATACAAGTTGATCGAAGGTGCGTGTCCAAAATCATACGGGTTCAATGCTGCGAGAATTGCGGGAATAAAAGCAAACATTACCAAACGTGCTAACGAACTTGCTAAGGAActagaagatgctggaaacaGGCGGAATTTATTTATCTCATTATGTAATGTTGagaataataatgtaaaagaCATACTAAATCAGATGCATacattgaagataaaaaattaa
- the LOC123268590 gene encoding probable DNA mismatch repair protein Msh6 isoform X1, translating to MSKRPTQTNTLFNYFTSPKVPKKEDNKVTKVESSPKLTTPKRATNPKTKATVNGKENKEGSNTPKRKRQEKEKPKVDEESLEDVDKDEETPKKTKRRRIIIPSDESGDDSDEYKPGDEDAEESDASISSGVPTSEADTTLDTQTEDEPTPQKEPMPKRNTGNAKKSWPAKKKIVDDDESTKSFQMQKAALPSGPASGNESWPHLKLPFLQPEKIRDAKERRPDHPEYDPKTIYLPKDFLDKQTPAMRQWWILKTQHWDCIFFFKVGKFYELYHMDAVIAVNALGLTFMRGEWAHSGFPEVSYGRFSSMLVEKGYKVARIEQTENPAMMAERCEKTKTTKFDKVVKREICQISTRGTRVATIQDTESFSAHSKYLMSIVEQQSSNQLPTYGVCFIDTSIGIFYLGQFEDDRHNSRLLTMLSHYTPVHVVYEKGNLSQVTMKIINTQLPTTTMKEALLKDSQFWSATKVLEKLHEGEYFKYESSEFSWPEGLKPYLNERDTLGLSPADDKQLAVNALGACVYILSDYKLDQQLLAQKKFQTYVPPDMNVADGKITGPLANMVIDAVAINNLNILRGSCSLLTILDHCCTAFGKRLLKEWICRPVCQKNLIMSRQEAITELIDLYHVCQDAKKILSTLPDLERLLSKIHAHGNAAKLKSHPDGRAFMFEMGTYNKRKINDFVSCLKGFDQVLKIMKLFEPFESNLIVRTTQLEPNGEFPDLNETIRHFERGFDAEAALEKGCIIPKKGMDIEYDKVIAEIEQIKIDADAYLKTQCRFFGASIKYTGTKKNAYQLEVPESQAKKITDRYQLQGQRKGFKRYWTEETRELLRRQTEAEEKREKVVKDSDRRTFAKFSEHYDMWATAVYKVAVLDVLISLAEYSRSGCMCVPEIVDTNEIMLDIKDGKHPFITSDNFVPNDTSLATNNYGPLVVLTGPNMGGKSTIMRQVGLLSIMAHIGCHIPAESCKLSLIDRVFTRLGANDDMITGRSTFLVELSEAAAFVQHATKNSLVLVDELGRGTSTHDGTAIAAAVLKALIELKCRTIFSTHYHALVEDFKNNPNVSPAHMACLVESEESDATQETVTFLYKLIEGACPKSYGFNAARIAGIKANITKRANELAKELEDAGNRRNLFISLCNVENNNVKDILNQMHTLKIKN from the exons ATGAGTAAACGTCCTACTCAGACTAATACtctttttaattactttacatCACCAAAAGTACCCAAAAAAGAGGATAATAAAGTGACTAAAGTTGAATCGAGTCCGAAACTCACAACACCTAAACGTGCTACTAATCCTAAAACAAAAG CTACTGTTAATGGAAAAGAGAATAAAGAGGGATCTAATACTCCGAAAAGGAAACGGCAGGAAAAAGAAAAACCCAAGGTCGATGAAGAGAGTTTGGAAGATGTAGACAAAGATGAAGAGACCCCTAAGAAGACTAAGAGAAGGAGGATTATTATTCCCTCAGATGAAAGTGGGGACGATTCAGATGAATATAAGCCAG GTGATGAAGATGCTGAAGAATCAGATGCTTCAATATCATCAGGTGTTCCTACATCTGAAGCAGATACTACTTTAGACACACAAACTGAAGATGAACCGACACCTCAAAAAGAACCA atGCCTAAAAGAAACACTGGTAATGCTAAAAAATCATGGCCAGCCAAGAAGAAAATTGTTGATGAT GATGAATCGACCAAATCCTTCCAAATGCAAAAAGCAGCTTTGCCTTCAGGTCCAGCATCAGGCAATGAAAGTTGGCCTCATTTGAAACTCCCATTTCTTCAGCCGGAAAAAATTCGCGATGCTAAAGAAAGAAGACCAGACCATCCGGAATATGATCCCAAAACAATTTATCTACCGAAAGATTTTCTTGATAAGCAAACTCCGGCGATGCGTCAGTGGTGGATACTCAAGACTCAACATTGGGactgtatttttttctttaaagttggtaaattttatgaattatatCATATGGATGCCGTAATTGCGGTAAATGCCCTCGGCTTGACTTTTATGCGAGGTGAATGGGCTCATTCAGGATTTCCTGAAGTGAGCTATGGGCGTTTTTCATCAATGCTCGTCGAAAAAGGTTACAAAGTTGCTCGTATTGAACAAACGGAAAATCCGGCAATGATGGCAGAGCGTtgtgaaaaaacaaaaacaactaAATTTGACAAAGTTGTTAAACGTGAAATTTGTCAAATCAGTACTCGAGGCACAAGAGTGGCTACCATTCAGGACACTGAAAGTTTTTCAGCCCATTCTAAATACTTAATGTCCATAGTTGAGCAACAAAGCTCAAATCAGCTGCCTACTTACGGAGTTTGTTTCATCGACACAAGTATCGGAATTTTTTATCTAGGTCAATTTGAAGACGATCGTCATAATTCGCGTTTACTTACGATGTTATCTCATTACACTCCTGTTCACGTGGTTTACGAAAAAGGAAATCTGTCCCAagtaacaatgaaaataatcaATACTCAATTGCCAACCACAACAATGAAAGAAGCCTTATTAAAAGATTCACAGTTCTGGTCAGCGACAAAAGTTCTTGAAAAACTTCACGAAGGAGAATATTTCAAGTATGAATCATCTGAATTTTCTTGGCCTGAAGGTCTGAAGCCTTATTTAAATGAGCGAGATACTCTTGGTTTGAGCCCAGCAGATGATAAACAACTGGCAGTTAATGCTCTGGGTGCTTGTGTTTATATATTGTCAGACTACAAGCTAGATCAGCAACTATTGGCgcaaaaaaagtttcaaactTATGTACCTCCAGATATGAATGTTGCTGATGGAAAAATTACTGGACCACTTGCAAATATGGTAATCGACGCTGtcgcaataaataatttaaatattcttagAGGAAGTTGCTCtcttttaacaattttagatcACTGTTGCACAGCTTTTGGGAAAAGATTACTAAAAGAATGGATTTGTCGTCCAGTTTgtcagaaaaatttaataatgagtCGTCAAGAGGCTATTACAGAACTTATTGACCTTTATCACGTATGTCAGgacgctaaaaaaattttgagtactCTTCCAGATCTTGAAAGATTATTGAGTAAAATACATGCTCACGGAAACGCTGCTAAGTTGAAGAGTCATCCCGATGGCCGAGCATTTATGTTTGAAATGGGTACCtacaataaaagaaaaatcaacGATTTTGTAAGCTGTCTTAAAGGTTTTGATCAAgtactcaaaataatgaaacTTTTTGAACCTTTTGAAAGTAATTTGATAGTCCGAACAACACAATTGGAGCCTAATGGAGAATTTCCTGATTTAAACGAAACCATCAGGCATTTTGAACGTGGATTTGACGCAGAAGCAGCATTGGAAAAAGGATGTATTATTCCCAAAAAAGGAATGGATATCGAATATGACAAAGTAATTGCTGAAATTGAACAGATAAAAATTGATGCCGACGCCTATTTAAAAACACAATGCAGATTTTTTGGGGCTAGTATTAAGTATACtggaactaaaaaaaatgcttatcAACTTGAAGTACCTGAAAGTCaagcgaaaaaaattactgatcGCTATCAATTACAAGGGCAAAGGAAAGGTTTCAAACGTTATTGGACTGAAGAAACTAGAGAACTTCTTAGAAGACAGACTGAAGCTGAAGAAAAGCGTGAAAAAGTGGTAAAAGATTCCGACAGACGTACTTTTGCTAAATTCAGCGAGCATTACGACATGTGGGCTACGGCTGTTTACAAAGTTGCCGTTCTTGATGTTTTAATTTCACTTGCTGAATACTCAAGAAGTGGTTGTATGTGCGTTCCGGAAATAGTTGATACTAATGAAATTATGTTGGATATAAAAGATGGCAAACATCCTTTCATTACCTCGGACAACTTTGTTCCCAATGATACATCACTTGCAACGAACAATTATGGCCCTCTAGTAGTTTTAACTGGGCCCAACATGGGTGGTAAATCAACAATTATGCGTCAAGTCGGTTTACTGAGTATTATGGCACATATAGGCTGCCATATACCAGCAGAAAGTTGCAAACTTTCATTAATAGACCGTGTTTTTACTCGACTTGGTGCTAATGACGATATGATAACTGGAAGAAGTACATTCCTTGTTGAATTAAGTGAAGCTGCTGCATTTGTACAACACGCTACTAAAAATTCTCTCGTTCTTGTCGATGAACTTGGTCGAGGTACTTCTACGCACGATGGGACAGCGATTGCAGCGGCGGTTTTGAAAGCCCTTATCGAGCTTAAGTGTCGAACAATTTTCTCTACTCATTATCATGCACTAGTGGAAGATTTCAAAAACAATCCAAATGTCTCACCCGCTCATATGGCTTGTTTAGTTGAGAGTGAAGAGTCTGACGCTACCCAAGAAACTGTTACTTTCTTATACAAGTTGATCGAAGGTGCGTGTCCAAAATCATACGGGTTCAATGCTGCGAGAATTGCGGGAATAAAAGCAAACATTACCAAACGTGCTAACGAACTTGCTAAGGAActagaagatgctggaaacaGGCGGAATTTATTTATCTCATTATGTAATGTTGagaataataatgtaaaagaCATACTAAATCAGATGCATacattgaagataaaaaattaa